In the genome of Candidatus Nanopelagicales bacterium, one region contains:
- a CDS encoding reverse transcriptase-like protein produces the protein MTAHYIVEADGGSRGNPGPAAYGTVVRSGTTGEVVAEQADYLGVATNNIAEYSGVLAGLEIVANLDSRASVEARLDSKLIVEQMSGRWKIKHPEIRAIALRVRDAFPAAQVRYTWVPRAQNVAADALVNESLDNVAAGLSGRIDRFS, from the coding sequence ATGACCGCCCACTACATCGTTGAAGCCGATGGTGGCTCACGTGGCAATCCCGGACCTGCGGCGTACGGAACGGTCGTTCGGTCCGGCACGACCGGGGAGGTCGTTGCTGAACAGGCCGACTACCTGGGGGTCGCCACGAACAACATCGCAGAGTACAGCGGGGTCCTGGCCGGCTTGGAGATCGTCGCCAACCTCGACTCACGGGCGTCCGTTGAAGCCAGGCTTGACTCCAAGTTGATCGTTGAGCAGATGAGCGGACGCTGGAAAATCAAGCATCCCGAGATTCGTGCCATCGCTCTGCGGGTTCGGGATGCCTTCCCCGCGGCCCAGGTCAGGTACACGTGGGTCCCACGCGCGCAGAACGTCGCCGCCGACGCACTGGTGAATGAGTCGCTCGACAACGTCGCTGCGGGACTTTCAGGGCGCATAGATCGATTCAGCTAG